One genomic region from Candidatus Desulfatibia profunda encodes:
- a CDS encoding ImmA/IrrE family metallo-endopeptidase: MLTAKKIYGFEPDYAIPPGETLKEVMESLNMAQKELAIRTGLTVQSLNRIFKGDQPISYETANKLELATGVPARMWNNLEAQYREQLAKARERKQLETDLDWLNTIPTQELIQRNAIEFQKDAVLLLRETLKFYGLSSVSAWKDIWAEPAVAARRSQCFETCPGPASSWIRLGEIQAHRIDCLHFDKNIFIRAVKKIRLLTVKDPEEFIPETIQLCADSGVALALVPEMKKVPWHGATKWLSASKAMILLNLRGKMEDQFWFSFFHEAGHVLYDSKKDLYINDGSIDDPREQKANEFAAEILIPRDRDPEIASLRTKADVIRLADELKISPGIVAGRFQRLTKKWNYFNGLKRKFHWSA; the protein is encoded by the coding sequence ATGCTAACGGCAAAAAAAATATACGGGTTTGAGCCTGATTACGCGATTCCTCCGGGAGAAACACTTAAAGAAGTTATGGAATCGCTAAATATGGCCCAAAAAGAACTGGCCATTCGCACCGGTCTGACTGTTCAGTCTCTTAACCGTATTTTCAAAGGGGATCAGCCCATTTCCTACGAAACCGCCAACAAGCTAGAATTGGCAACCGGTGTTCCGGCACGCATGTGGAACAATCTAGAGGCACAATATCGAGAGCAGTTGGCCAAAGCTAGAGAACGAAAACAGCTTGAAACCGATCTCGACTGGTTGAATACGATTCCCACCCAGGAACTTATCCAGCGTAACGCGATTGAGTTCCAAAAGGATGCAGTGCTTCTTTTAAGAGAGACACTTAAATTCTACGGGTTGAGCAGTGTGTCGGCATGGAAAGATATCTGGGCAGAACCGGCTGTAGCGGCGCGGCGCTCACAGTGCTTTGAGACCTGTCCCGGTCCGGCATCTTCCTGGATCAGATTGGGAGAAATTCAGGCCCACCGGATTGATTGTTTGCATTTTGATAAAAATATTTTCATCCGCGCCGTAAAAAAGATTCGCTTACTGACAGTCAAGGACCCCGAAGAATTTATTCCCGAAACAATTCAACTTTGCGCAGATTCCGGTGTTGCCCTGGCGCTTGTTCCGGAAATGAAAAAAGTACCCTGGCACGGGGCAACAAAATGGCTGTCAGCGTCCAAAGCAATGATTCTGCTCAATCTTCGCGGCAAGATGGAGGATCAGTTCTGGTTTTCATTTTTTCACGAAGCCGGCCACGTTCTTTACGACAGCAAGAAGGATCTTTATATCAACGACGGTAGCATCGATGATCCGCGTGAGCAAAAAGCAAATGAGTTTGCCGCAGAAATTCTAATCCCTCGTGATCGAGATCCGGAAATTGCCTCACTGCGGACAAAAGCTGATGTAATCCGCCTGGCGGATGAGCTTAAGATCTCTCCAGGAATTGTCGCAGGACGTTTCCAGCGCCTAACTAAAAAATGGAACTATTTCAACGGACTTAAACGCAAATTTCATTGGTCCGCATAA